The Streptosporangiales bacterium genome contains a region encoding:
- a CDS encoding DUF1028 domain-containing protein codes for MTFSLAGRCARTGKFGAIVTSSSPAVAARCAWAEAGVGATCTQNVTDPSLGPKLLARLADGHPAEDALAAVVAEADHVDFRQLTVVDAAGRTAAFSGANTLGRHTTAEGDGCVAAGNLLASDQVPAAMVAAFASMSDADLGERLLAALAAGERAGGEEGPVRSCGMVIVDAVSWPVTDLRVDWSDSPVAELARIFEVWRPQADDYVARAVDPRAAPSYGVPGDE; via the coding sequence ATGACGTTCTCGCTCGCCGGCAGGTGCGCCCGCACCGGCAAGTTCGGCGCCATCGTCACCTCGTCGAGTCCCGCGGTGGCCGCGCGCTGTGCGTGGGCCGAGGCCGGTGTCGGCGCCACCTGCACGCAGAACGTCACCGACCCGAGCCTCGGCCCGAAGCTGCTCGCCCGGCTCGCGGACGGCCACCCGGCCGAGGACGCGCTCGCTGCCGTCGTCGCGGAGGCGGACCACGTCGACTTCCGGCAGCTCACCGTCGTCGACGCGGCAGGGCGGACGGCGGCGTTCTCCGGGGCGAACACCCTCGGCCGGCACACCACGGCCGAGGGTGACGGCTGCGTCGCGGCCGGCAACCTGCTCGCCAGCGACCAGGTGCCCGCCGCCATGGTGGCCGCCTTCGCCTCGATGTCCGATGCGGATCTCGGCGAGCGGCTGCTCGCCGCACTCGCTGCGGGTGAGCGGGCCGGCGGCGAAGAGGGACCGGTGCGCTCGTGCGGCATGGTCATCGTGGACGCCGTGTCGTGGCCGGTGACGGACCTGCGCGTGGACTGGTCCGACTCCCCCGTTGCCGAGCTGGCGCGGATCTTCGAGGTGTGGCGGCCGCAGGCCGACGACTACGTGGCGCGGGCAGTCGACCCCCGCGCCGCGCCGAGTTACGGCGTGCCAGGCGACGAGTGA
- a CDS encoding RidA family protein, translated as MSDRIEVGGHVRIRPFNTADTYPEQQIANDLCQAVVAGNTIYLRGQVAQDLDTRESVAVGDAAAQTEKAVDNIELLLHEAGAGLEHIVSCHVYLTDIRYREPVYRVLGERLKGVFPVSTGLVVDALARPEWVVELTVTAVQP; from the coding sequence ATGAGCGATCGCATCGAAGTAGGCGGGCACGTGCGGATCCGGCCGTTCAACACGGCGGACACCTACCCCGAACAGCAGATCGCCAACGACCTGTGCCAGGCGGTCGTCGCCGGCAACACCATCTACCTGCGCGGCCAGGTCGCCCAGGACCTCGACACCAGGGAGAGCGTCGCCGTCGGCGACGCCGCGGCGCAGACGGAGAAGGCCGTCGACAACATCGAGCTGCTTCTCCACGAGGCCGGTGCGGGCTTGGAGCACATCGTGTCGTGCCACGTCTACCTCACCGACATCCGTTACCGCGAACCCGTCTACCGCGTTCTCGGCGAGCGGCTGAAAGGTGTGTTCCCCGTCTCCACCGGCCTCGTCGTGGACGCGCTCGCCCGGCCCGAGTGGGTCGTGGAGCTGACCGTGACGGCGGTGCAGCCATGA
- a CDS encoding 4-hydroxyphenylacetate 3-hydroxylase: MIRTGDEYRESLRDGREVWIDGERVDDVTTHPAFKPIVDVRARIYDLAHDEATSERMTYKDPDTGELCPVGAKPPVTKDDWYAKRDAVDTVLDDVGGVVTRVGDETVGEMWSLYDGQDVLNEIDPTFSENIQNHVRLAALLDPFHVSANTDPKGDRASRPQEQDPDVLLHVVRETDEGIVVRGAKFETAAAYANQAFVKPTIADWGSDTLSDYAVGFLADMGAPGMTHICRSGFAGRLPTDDYPLTNRFDEVDTMIVFDDVLIPWENVFFYRHVRAAAFIRATLHRYSMYAFVQRHLRFADLLLGLAYLNAQQTGVKMHQGVREKIAQLACYREGINAHLTAALELAQPSPGGLLMPNQESLYTGRVLACSQLPQMMHLVRDLCGCQISLAPSAATFADPRPGALLDKYFRIGDIEAEERRKMLVFARDLLNSDYAGHRLTFQLFAQSPPFSHLLAVYNNYDFTHAADVAKRSARIDDTVGSNR; encoded by the coding sequence ATGATACGCACCGGTGACGAGTACAGGGAGTCGCTCCGCGACGGGCGCGAGGTCTGGATCGACGGTGAACGCGTCGACGACGTGACCACGCACCCGGCGTTCAAACCCATCGTCGACGTCCGGGCTCGCATCTACGACCTCGCGCACGACGAGGCGACCAGCGAGCGGATGACCTACAAGGACCCGGACACCGGCGAGCTGTGTCCCGTCGGCGCGAAGCCGCCGGTCACGAAGGACGACTGGTACGCGAAGCGCGACGCCGTCGACACGGTGCTCGACGACGTCGGCGGCGTAGTGACCCGGGTGGGCGACGAGACCGTCGGCGAGATGTGGTCGCTGTACGACGGTCAGGACGTCCTCAACGAGATCGACCCGACGTTCTCGGAGAACATCCAGAACCACGTACGCCTCGCAGCACTGCTCGACCCGTTCCACGTCTCGGCCAACACCGACCCGAAGGGCGACCGCGCCAGCCGGCCACAGGAGCAGGACCCCGACGTGCTATTGCACGTCGTCCGCGAGACCGACGAAGGCATCGTCGTGCGCGGCGCGAAGTTCGAGACGGCGGCCGCGTACGCCAACCAGGCGTTCGTCAAACCGACGATCGCGGACTGGGGCAGCGACACGCTGTCCGACTACGCCGTCGGCTTCCTCGCCGACATGGGCGCACCGGGGATGACGCACATCTGCCGATCGGGCTTCGCCGGGCGACTGCCGACAGACGACTACCCGCTGACCAACCGGTTCGACGAAGTCGACACCATGATCGTGTTCGACGACGTGCTGATCCCGTGGGAGAACGTCTTCTTCTACCGGCACGTGCGTGCGGCTGCGTTCATCCGCGCGACGCTGCACCGCTACAGCATGTACGCGTTCGTCCAGCGGCACCTGCGGTTCGCCGACCTGCTGCTCGGCCTCGCCTACCTCAACGCCCAGCAGACAGGCGTGAAGATGCACCAGGGCGTGCGCGAGAAGATCGCACAGCTCGCCTGCTACCGCGAAGGCATCAATGCGCATCTCACCGCCGCCCTCGAGCTGGCGCAGCCGAGTCCGGGCGGGCTGTTGATGCCCAACCAGGAGTCGCTGTACACGGGACGGGTGCTAGCGTGCAGCCAGCTACCGCAGATGATGCACCTGGTGCGCGACCTCTGCGGCTGCCAGATCAGCCTCGCGCCCAGCGCGGCGACGTTCGCCGACCCGCGGCCCGGTGCCCTGCTGGACAAGTACTTCCGTATCGGCGACATCGAAGCGGAAGAGCGCAGGAAGATGCTGGTGTTCGCGCGGGACCTGCTCAACTCGGACTACGCGGGTCACCGCCTAACGTTCCAGCTGTTCGCCCAGTCACCACCGTTCTCGCACCTGCTCGCCGTCTACAACAACTACGACTTCACCCACGCCGCGGACGTAGCCAAGAGGTCCGCGCGCATCGACGACACCGTAGGGAGCAACCGATGA
- a CDS encoding M20/M25/M40 family metallo-hydrolase codes for MTAIATEAVVADTITIARIPAPTGGEAARAAWLQRRLDDAPGQLSQDAVGNLVWRLGEPPYELALLTHLDTVFDESVDHDAYEQDGWLHGPGIGDNSLALAVTVAVVERLNAGMRGSLVTVFTVGEEGLGALRGAKHACETLRPRQVIALEGHGLDTVYTDAVGSVRARLEVTGPGGHSWWDKDRPSAVHGLRSTSCSTAHLRTCR; via the coding sequence GTGACCGCGATCGCCACCGAAGCGGTCGTCGCCGACACGATCACGATCGCCCGTATCCCCGCACCCACCGGCGGCGAAGCCGCGAGAGCGGCGTGGCTGCAGCGCCGGCTGGACGACGCTCCCGGCCAACTCAGCCAGGACGCCGTCGGCAACCTGGTATGGCGCCTCGGCGAACCACCGTACGAGCTCGCGCTCCTCACGCATCTCGACACGGTGTTCGACGAGAGTGTCGACCACGACGCGTACGAGCAGGACGGCTGGCTACACGGCCCAGGTATCGGCGACAACTCGCTCGCGCTCGCCGTCACGGTGGCCGTGGTCGAACGGCTCAACGCCGGCATGCGAGGTTCGCTGGTGACGGTGTTCACCGTCGGCGAGGAGGGGCTGGGTGCCCTGCGAGGCGCGAAGCACGCCTGCGAGACGCTGCGGCCCAGGCAGGTCATCGCGCTCGAGGGCCATGGCCTCGACACCGTGTACACCGACGCGGTCGGCTCGGTAAGGGCCCGGCTCGAGGTGACCGGGCCAGGCGGCCACTCCTGGTGGGACAAGGACCGGCCAAGTGCCGTGCACGGCCTGCGCTCGACGAGCTGCTCGACGGCGCACCTGCGGACCTGTCGGTGA
- a CDS encoding ATP-binding cassette domain-containing protein, protein MTLEVQDLRAAYGSIEVLHGVSLSVDAARFGVVLGPNGAGKSTLLLALAGLVRVPAGTVTFEGERLHELPAHARVRHGIGLVSEQLNLFPNMSIRENLLVGGFHAPRNDLARRLDTVHELFPWLAERGTQAAGTLSGGQRKMLALGRALMGDPRLLLVDEPSSGLAPTIVTTVFTALRELHRRGLTVLLVEQHVQQSLGLADHAWVLEGGVLRLEGTADELRDNPYGREAYLGV, encoded by the coding sequence ATGACGCTAGAAGTGCAGGATCTGCGTGCCGCGTACGGATCCATCGAGGTGCTGCACGGCGTCTCGCTCTCCGTCGACGCCGCTCGGTTCGGCGTCGTGCTCGGCCCGAACGGCGCCGGCAAGTCGACGCTCCTGCTGGCGCTGGCCGGCCTGGTTCGCGTACCCGCGGGCACGGTGACGTTCGAAGGCGAGCGGCTGCACGAGCTGCCCGCCCATGCACGTGTCCGGCACGGGATCGGGCTCGTCTCCGAGCAGCTCAACCTGTTCCCGAACATGAGCATCAGGGAGAACCTGCTCGTCGGCGGGTTCCACGCTCCGCGTAACGACCTCGCCCGCCGGCTCGACACCGTGCACGAGCTCTTTCCCTGGCTCGCCGAACGCGGTACGCAGGCGGCCGGCACACTCAGCGGTGGGCAGCGCAAGATGCTCGCGCTCGGCCGCGCGCTGATGGGCGATCCGCGGCTGCTCCTCGTCGACGAGCCGTCGAGCGGCCTCGCCCCCACGATCGTCACCACGGTCTTCACCGCGCTACGGGAGCTGCACCGCAGGGGTCTCACCGTGCTCCTCGTCGAGCAGCACGTACAGCAGTCGCTCGGCCTCGCCGACCATGCCTGGGTCCTCGAGGGCGGCGTCCTCCGCCTCGAAGGTACGGCGGACGAACTACGCGACAACCCATACGGCCGGGAGGCCTACCTTGGTGTCTAG
- a CDS encoding ATP-binding cassette domain-containing protein — translation MTNAVAVEQLTKRFGGHVALGGVSLEVADGEVVGLVGPNGAGKTVFLSCIAGALRPTSGRVRVHGVDTINAPPERLCRLGVARTFQVPQPFTAMTALESVLVATTFGGTTDRAATPRERAGAALVRAGFDKDPETPIATLNTLDLKIVDLARALGSQPRILLLDELAAGLVTGQLGGFIETVRGLAADGLTVIIVEHVIETITSLCPRLVVLDRGEVLDDGATHEVMRNPRVVEAYLGTEVAAA, via the coding sequence ATGACGAACGCGGTCGCGGTGGAGCAGCTGACCAAGCGGTTCGGCGGACACGTGGCACTCGGCGGCGTATCGCTCGAGGTCGCCGATGGTGAGGTCGTCGGGTTGGTCGGGCCCAACGGTGCGGGCAAGACGGTGTTCCTGAGCTGTATCGCCGGTGCCCTGCGGCCCACGTCGGGACGGGTGCGTGTGCACGGCGTGGACACCATCAACGCACCGCCGGAACGGCTCTGCCGGCTCGGCGTCGCGCGTACGTTCCAGGTGCCGCAGCCGTTCACCGCGATGACCGCCCTGGAGAGCGTGTTGGTCGCGACGACGTTCGGCGGTACGACCGACAGGGCGGCTACACCGCGAGAACGCGCCGGCGCCGCGCTCGTCCGTGCCGGCTTCGACAAGGACCCGGAAACGCCGATCGCCACGCTCAACACGCTGGACCTGAAGATCGTCGACCTGGCCCGCGCTCTCGGCTCGCAGCCACGGATCCTGCTGCTCGACGAGCTCGCCGCAGGTCTGGTGACCGGCCAGCTCGGCGGCTTCATCGAGACCGTACGCGGCCTCGCGGCCGATGGCCTCACGGTGATCATCGTCGAGCACGTCATCGAGACCATCACCTCACTGTGTCCGCGGCTGGTGGTGCTCGACCGCGGCGAGGTGCTCGACGACGGAGCGACACACGAGGTGATGCGCAACCCGCGCGTCGTCGAGGCGTACCTGGGTACCGAGGTGGCTGCCGCATGA
- a CDS encoding ABC transporter substrate-binding protein, which yields MPARFSRTAALLASLVLTGVAAATGCGATGGGEDSGTFKLGVEAPLTGPDAESGQAILNATKMAFAEVDNKIGDTQIELVPVDDKADPAAAVSAYTYAINRDGVQAMFGNWNTDVTLGVMPLSERYQMPHFFYGALGQAVDDKVEKTKPKYFFGKQYPPPGEQQAAYVAALDEALDNGLELPNGKTVALFGEDTDFGRGVVQTLAKEFKDDGWQVKGKQFFAMDETEHNAMVNTFLRQDASVIAGTGTALQGIASLLKQTRSLGFEGLIICDGLSYTGDWHKATGAASDGVMDLNVLYATEEAKKFEAAYKRSTARSRPRRSPRSAPTS from the coding sequence ATGCCTGCCCGATTCTCCAGGACAGCAGCACTACTCGCCAGCCTCGTCCTCACCGGTGTCGCCGCGGCCACCGGTTGCGGTGCGACGGGCGGCGGTGAGGATTCCGGCACCTTCAAGCTCGGCGTCGAGGCCCCGTTGACCGGTCCCGACGCGGAGAGCGGCCAGGCCATCCTCAACGCGACGAAGATGGCGTTCGCCGAAGTGGACAACAAGATCGGCGACACGCAGATCGAGCTCGTCCCCGTCGACGACAAGGCCGACCCGGCCGCGGCGGTCAGCGCCTACACGTACGCGATCAACCGCGACGGCGTGCAGGCGATGTTCGGCAACTGGAACACCGACGTCACGCTCGGCGTGATGCCGCTGTCCGAGCGCTACCAGATGCCGCACTTCTTCTACGGCGCGCTCGGCCAGGCGGTCGACGACAAGGTCGAGAAGACCAAACCCAAGTACTTCTTCGGCAAGCAGTACCCGCCGCCCGGGGAGCAGCAGGCGGCGTACGTCGCTGCGCTCGACGAAGCGCTCGACAACGGGCTGGAGCTGCCGAACGGCAAGACGGTCGCCCTGTTCGGTGAGGACACCGACTTCGGGCGCGGTGTGGTGCAGACGCTCGCCAAGGAGTTCAAGGACGACGGCTGGCAGGTGAAGGGCAAGCAGTTCTTCGCCATGGACGAGACCGAGCACAACGCGATGGTCAACACGTTCCTGCGCCAGGACGCCTCCGTCATCGCGGGCACGGGTACCGCGCTGCAGGGCATCGCGAGCCTGCTCAAGCAGACCCGCAGCCTGGGCTTCGAAGGGCTGATCATCTGCGACGGCCTCTCGTACACCGGCGACTGGCACAAGGCGACGGGTGCCGCCTCCGACGGCGTGATGGACCTCAACGTGCTGTACGCGACCGAGGAGGCGAAGAAGTTCGAGGCCGCGTACAAGAGAAGCACGGCGAGATCACGACCGAGACGCTCACCAAGGTCGGCACCGACGAGCTGA
- a CDS encoding helix-turn-helix domain-containing protein, with product MDYYNRMKAFGKTLAANLRRVRSERGYSLAALADRSGVAKATLANLEQGRGNPTIETVWSLAIALGVAFSDLFEQADLVDTRLVRADEGSHVLSHTDAPPLDLRLVDRIESPSGLTEIFEMTLAAGGEQQGKPHGDGVVERMFVYSGRVLAGPVDDPVELGPGDFLRYPGDRPHIYKAVDGPCRGMLIVGYPSMRR from the coding sequence ATGGACTACTATAATCGCATGAAGGCGTTTGGCAAGACCCTTGCGGCGAACCTGCGACGAGTGCGGTCGGAACGCGGCTACTCGTTGGCGGCGCTGGCCGACCGATCGGGCGTGGCCAAGGCGACGCTGGCCAACCTGGAGCAGGGGCGGGGAAACCCGACGATCGAGACGGTGTGGTCGCTGGCGATCGCCCTCGGCGTCGCCTTCAGCGACCTGTTCGAGCAGGCGGACCTGGTCGACACCCGGTTGGTGCGCGCGGACGAGGGCTCGCACGTACTGAGCCACACCGATGCGCCGCCGCTCGACCTACGGCTGGTGGACCGCATCGAGTCGCCGTCGGGGTTGACCGAGATCTTCGAGATGACGCTGGCCGCCGGCGGCGAGCAACAGGGGAAGCCGCACGGCGACGGCGTGGTCGAGCGGATGTTCGTGTACTCCGGCCGGGTGCTCGCCGGGCCGGTCGACGACCCGGTCGAGCTGGGGCCGGGAGACTTCCTCAGGTACCCGGGGGATCGGCCACACATCTACAAGGCCGTCGACGGACCGTGCCGGGGCATGTTGATCGTCGGCTATCCGTCGATGCGGCGGTGA
- a CDS encoding VOC family protein codes for MQRIKTYLWFDDQAEEAANFYVSLFNDAKILDIKYSGKAGPGEEGTVLLVTFQLEGLEFIALNGGPQFKFTEAISLCVDCNTQAEVDELWEKLAADGGEHGPCGWLKDKYGLSWQIVPRVMLEYLSDPDETKSARAMAAMLQMSKLDIDELRAAYEGS; via the coding sequence ATGCAGCGGATAAAGACCTACCTGTGGTTCGACGACCAGGCCGAGGAGGCGGCCAACTTCTACGTCTCACTGTTCAACGACGCGAAGATCCTCGACATCAAGTACTCCGGCAAGGCCGGACCGGGCGAGGAGGGCACGGTGCTGCTCGTGACCTTCCAGCTGGAGGGCCTGGAGTTCATCGCGCTCAACGGCGGCCCGCAGTTCAAGTTCACCGAGGCGATCTCGCTGTGCGTCGACTGCAACACCCAGGCCGAGGTCGACGAGCTGTGGGAGAAGCTCGCCGCGGACGGCGGTGAACACGGCCCGTGCGGCTGGCTGAAGGACAAGTACGGGCTGTCGTGGCAGATCGTCCCCCGCGTCATGCTCGAGTACCTCAGCGACCCGGACGAGACGAAGTCGGCCCGGGCCATGGCAGCCATGCTGCAGATGTCCAAGCTCGACATCGACGAACTACGCGCAGCGTACGAAGGGAGCTGA
- the rhaI gene encoding L-rhamnose isomerase, whose amino-acid sequence MTGIGNVKELLRTQRIETPSWGYGNSGTRFKVFAQPGVPRTPYKKVDDAATVHRFTGIAPSVALHIPWDTVDDYADLARYAADQGLRIGTINANVFQDDDFRLGSVTNPDDAIRHKAVDRLLECVDVMDATGSRDLKLWFADGTNYPGQDDLRDRQARLADSLTRTYERLAGDQRMLLEYKLFEPAFYATDVPDWGTALLHCLRLGERAQVVVDTGHHAPSTNIEFIVAMLLRERRLGGFDFNSRFYADDDLMAGAADPFQLFRIMYEVVRGGGFGADTEIAFMLDECHNIEPKIPGQIRSVLNVQEATAKALLVDQAALDRAQRSGDVLGANAVLMDAYNTDVRPLLAELRKEWGLAQDPMAAYAGSGYAERIAAERVGGARAGWGA is encoded by the coding sequence ATGACCGGCATCGGAAACGTCAAGGAACTGCTGCGAACACAACGGATCGAGACGCCGTCGTGGGGCTACGGCAACTCGGGTACCCGGTTCAAGGTCTTCGCCCAGCCGGGCGTGCCGCGCACGCCGTACAAGAAGGTCGACGACGCCGCCACTGTGCACCGCTTCACGGGGATCGCGCCGAGCGTGGCGCTGCACATCCCGTGGGACACCGTCGACGACTACGCCGACCTCGCCAGGTACGCGGCGGACCAGGGACTGCGCATCGGCACCATCAACGCCAACGTCTTCCAGGACGACGACTTCCGGCTCGGCAGCGTGACGAACCCGGACGACGCAATCAGGCACAAAGCCGTCGACCGGCTGCTCGAATGCGTGGACGTGATGGACGCGACCGGTTCACGCGACCTGAAGCTCTGGTTCGCCGACGGCACCAACTACCCGGGCCAGGACGACCTCCGCGACCGCCAGGCACGGCTCGCCGACTCGCTCACCCGCACCTACGAACGGCTCGCCGGCGACCAGCGGATGCTGTTGGAGTACAAGCTGTTCGAGCCGGCGTTCTACGCCACCGACGTGCCTGACTGGGGCACCGCGCTGCTGCACTGCCTCCGGCTCGGCGAGCGCGCGCAGGTCGTCGTCGACACCGGGCACCACGCGCCGAGCACGAACATCGAGTTCATCGTCGCCATGCTGCTGCGCGAGCGCCGCCTCGGCGGCTTCGACTTCAACTCCAGGTTCTACGCCGACGACGACCTGATGGCCGGCGCGGCCGACCCGTTCCAGCTGTTCCGCATCATGTACGAGGTGGTGCGCGGCGGCGGCTTCGGCGCGGACACGGAGATCGCGTTCATGCTCGACGAGTGCCACAACATCGAGCCGAAGATACCCGGCCAGATCCGGTCGGTGCTCAACGTCCAGGAGGCCACCGCCAAGGCGCTGCTCGTCGACCAGGCCGCGCTCGACCGGGCCCAGCGAAGCGGTGACGTGCTCGGCGCGAACGCCGTGCTGATGGACGCCTACAACACCGACGTACGCCCGTTGCTCGCCGAGCTGCGCAAGGAGTGGGGGCTCGCGCAGGACCCGATGGCGGCGTACGCGGGATCCGGTTACGCTGAACGCATCGCTGCTGAACGGGTCGGCGGCGCCCGGGCCGGCTGGGGTGCGTGA
- a CDS encoding substrate-binding domain-containing protein — protein sequence MAPTTSIREVAAHAGVSVGTVSNVLNRPELVTPATRQRVHQAIEALGFVRNESARQLRAGHSRTIGLMVLDVANPFFTDLARGVEDAANDAGLAVILCNSDESAAKETAYFDVLEEQRVRGVLVSPVRGVRNQVVKMRARGIPIVLVDRKATRRDQCSVSVDDVAGGDLAASHLLDRGHDRIGYVSGPLTIRQCRDRRVGALHALERTGRKADELLVFEAAALNVASGRAQTRLLLEQPEPPSAVFCANDLLALGALQEAVRAEKRVPDDLAIVGYDDIEFASAAAVPLTSVRQPRYELGVAAARLLIEEADEPETHLHQRLVFEPELVVREST from the coding sequence GTGGCGCCCACGACCAGCATCCGTGAGGTCGCCGCGCACGCGGGTGTGTCGGTGGGCACGGTGTCGAACGTGCTGAACCGTCCCGAGTTGGTGACGCCGGCGACCAGGCAGCGCGTGCACCAGGCGATCGAGGCGCTGGGCTTCGTGCGCAACGAGTCGGCGCGACAGCTGCGCGCCGGTCATAGCCGCACGATCGGGCTGATGGTCCTCGACGTCGCCAACCCGTTCTTCACCGACCTTGCGCGGGGCGTCGAGGACGCCGCGAACGACGCGGGGCTCGCCGTCATCCTTTGCAACTCCGACGAGTCGGCGGCGAAGGAGACCGCCTACTTCGACGTGCTCGAGGAGCAGCGCGTGCGCGGCGTCCTGGTGAGCCCGGTGCGCGGCGTGCGCAACCAGGTGGTGAAGATGCGGGCGCGCGGCATCCCCATCGTCCTCGTCGACCGGAAGGCGACCCGCCGCGACCAGTGCTCGGTCTCCGTGGACGACGTGGCCGGCGGCGATCTCGCGGCCAGCCACCTGCTCGACCGCGGCCACGATCGCATCGGCTACGTCTCCGGGCCGCTGACCATCCGGCAGTGCAGGGACCGCCGGGTGGGCGCGCTGCACGCCCTGGAGCGCACGGGTCGGAAGGCCGACGAGCTGCTGGTGTTCGAGGCCGCGGCGCTGAACGTGGCGTCCGGTCGGGCGCAGACCAGGCTGCTGCTCGAACAGCCTGAACCACCAAGTGCGGTGTTCTGTGCCAACGACCTGCTCGCCCTCGGCGCGCTGCAGGAGGCCGTACGGGCGGAGAAGCGGGTGCCGGACGACCTCGCGATCGTCGGGTACGACGACATCGAGTTCGCGTCCGCCGCGGCTGTGCCGCTGACGTCGGTGCGCCAGCCCCGCTACGAGCTCGGCGTCGCCGCGGCGCGGCTGCTGATCGAGGAAGCGGACGAGCCGGAGACGCACCTGCACCAGCGGCTGGTGTTCGAGCCAGAGCTCGTCGTCCGGGAGTCCACCTGA